In Sphaeramia orbicularis chromosome 1, fSphaOr1.1, whole genome shotgun sequence, a genomic segment contains:
- the lyl1 gene encoding protein lyl-1 → MMEKLNPTSLPASPPDLPRPSSSSSCASCASMEQSSPLQNQTSALSDTIDKTGHKGRLDVPTAGSIQTPTATTIVLTSHHTDTAAAPESGITETEEEEEKRRRPAAAKVSTNAFANGTPTLSSPPPLLPAPTKTSPCPLLPPASTASFPSSSSSSPLPPHIPVISLGHSKPPLPLPSTPLTTLHPIPNLLHGPHGDLRRGQVASPGGPGGSGGPSAPSPGPLLPQQYLPAHPFFTSSYLGPPGGSYGVITSNRIKRRPSSHYEMEINDCPPQKLARRVFTNSRERWRQQNVNGAFSELRKLIPTHPPDKKLSKNEILRLAVKYINFLVTLLNDQAQDKSRDSVEDETEEDSTTAGLDSDKTNPRFQCDSPPPSSVHPASAMAHRNRDSTDSVIALVNSPATSSCYGDTDSEESFGAKTSLVTRGILGKVKGQIRMVEATNDER, encoded by the exons ATGATGGAGAAGCTGAACCCCACCAGCCTGCCTGCCTCTCCCCCCGACCTGCctcgcccctcctcctcctcatcctgcgCGTCCTGTGCCTCCATGGAGCAGTCCAGCCCCCTCCAGAACCAGACTTCAGCACTGTCAGACACCATCGACAAGACGGGGCACAAAGGGCGCCTGGATGTCCCCACTGCTGGCTCCATCCAGACCCCCACTGCAACCACAATAGTGTTAACCAGTCACCACACAGACACGGCTGCTGCACCTGAGTCCGGCATCACggagacggaggaggaggaggagaagcgaCGAAGACCAGCAGCCGCTAAAGTTTCTACAAATGCTTTTGCAAATGGGACACCGACGCTTTCCTCACCACCTCCACTCCTCCCAGCACCAACTAAGACCTCCCCGTGCCCCCTGCTGCCTCCTGCCTCCACAGCGTCTTTCccttcatcctcatcatcctcacccCTTCCTCCTCACATCCCTGTCATCAGTCTTGGGCACAGCAAGCCCCCTCTTCCACTCCCCAGTACCCCTCTAACAACTCTCCATCCAATTCCCAACCTCCTACATGGGCCACATGGAGACCTTCGCCGTGGCCAGGTGGCCAGTCCTGGAGGCCCTGGGGGATCTGGAGGCCCCTCTGCTCCCTCACCAGGGCCCCTGTTACCTCAGCAGTACCTGCCTGCACACCCTTTCTTCACCAG TTCTTACTTGGGCCCTCCAGGTGGAAGCTACGGCGTCATCACCAGCAATCGAATCAAGAGAAGGCCGTCGTCACACTATGAGATGGAAATTAATGACT GTCCTCCTCAGAAACTTGCCCGCCGCGTCTTCACCAACAGCCGTGAACGCTGGCGACAGCAGAACGTGAACGGGGCTTTTTCAGAGCTGAGAAAGCTCATTCCCACACATCCTCCTGACAAGAAACTCAGCAAGAATGAAATCCTCCGTCTGGCAGTGAAGTACATCAACTTTCTGGTCACTCTGCTCAATGACCAGGCTCAGGACAAGAGCAGGGACTCAGTGGAGGATGAGACAGAGGAGGACAGCACTACAGCTGGACTGGACAGTGACAAAACAAACCCACGTTTTCAGTGTgactctcctcctccatcttcagtCCATCCTGCCTCGGCGATGGCCCACAGAAACAGAGACTCGACTGATTCAGTCATTGCTTTGGTCAATTCTCCAGCAACATCTAGTTGCTATGGTGACACTGACAGTGAGGAAAGCTTTGGGGCCAAGACCTCTTTAGTGACCCGTGGCATTCTGGGAAAGGTCAAGGGTCAGATTAGGATGGTGGAAGCCACAAATGACGAGCGATGA